The following are encoded in a window of Mycoplasmopsis bovis PG45 genomic DNA:
- the secG gene encoding preprotein translocase subunit SecG encodes MDVRAILSIILVIISAGILVISMLMSPDSNGFSGALVGSGDLELFKTSKERGFKKVLKWSMVFLGLILLILSIVCWALAK; translated from the coding sequence ATGGATGTTAGAGCAATTTTGTCAATTATCTTAGTGATTATTTCAGCTGGTATTTTAGTAATTTCAATGCTTATGTCACCAGATTCTAATGGTTTTTCTGGTGCTTTAGTTGGCTCAGGCGACTTAGAATTATTTAAAACTTCAAAAGAGAGAGGATTCAAGAAAGTTCTCAAATGATCGATGGTTTTCTTAGGGCTTATCCTCTTAATACTTTCGATTGTTTGTTGAGCTTTAGCTAAATAA
- the tpx gene encoding thiol peroxidase yields MKVSLANMDVNLLGTEVKVGDVFPNFKAVDSELGDFEFYSLPKGKKLVLSVPSIDTGTCDIETTKFMNHFKDKEYDVVVVSYDTPFAQNRWCVAKDNKKVKLVSEFRHNDFGRKTQTLLEGIGLLTRAVFVVDENHKVEYAEYVPVVSDEPKYEEALKFFK; encoded by the coding sequence ATGAAAGTATCACTTGCAAACATGGATGTAAATCTTTTAGGAACAGAAGTTAAAGTTGGAGACGTATTTCCAAACTTTAAAGCTGTTGATTCTGAACTAGGAGATTTTGAATTTTACTCATTGCCAAAAGGCAAAAAACTAGTTTTATCTGTTCCTTCAATTGACACTGGAACTTGTGACATTGAAACAACTAAGTTTATGAATCACTTCAAAGACAAAGAATACGATGTGGTTGTTGTATCATACGATACACCTTTTGCTCAAAACCGTTGATGCGTTGCAAAAGACAATAAAAAAGTTAAATTAGTAAGTGAATTCAGACACAATGATTTTGGTAGAAAAACTCAAACATTACTAGAAGGCATCGGACTATTAACTAGAGCTGTTTTCGTTGTTGATGAAAATCATAAAGTTGAATATGCTGAATATGTACCTGTTGTTTCTGATGAACCTAAATATGAAGAAGCCCTAAAGTTCTTTAAATAA
- a CDS encoding sigma factor-like helix-turn-helix DNA-binding protein, which yields MKSNLINDIKNIEYLCSLFEKYEGLLTQTQKQAFRLYFYENLSYAEIAKITATTRTAAYDSVHKAINNLKKIEAKTQE from the coding sequence ATGAAGAGTAATTTGATAAATGACATCAAAAACATTGAATATTTATGCTCTCTTTTTGAAAAATATGAAGGCTTGTTAACTCAAACTCAAAAACAAGCTTTTAGACTTTATTTCTACGAAAATCTTTCTTATGCAGAAATAGCTAAAATCACAGCAACAACTAGGACAGCTGCCTATGACAGTGTGCATAAAGCTATAAATAATCTAAAGAAAATTGAAGCAAAAACGCAAGAGTAA
- a CDS encoding tRNA1(Val) (adenine(37)-N6)-methyltransferase: MKKNQAKLVKNSLGFDSNLYVFQDKEMFNYSVDTIMLGNFVFLNHKIKRMLEIGTNNGALSIFISERNKNLKIDAIEIQEKAAQLASSNVILNNKQDQITVITADFNDFYKEHTKLVKPKYEAIVCNPPFYVYDKSKISKSISEELLIATHEVKLNLEQIISGSAKIIEQKGYLTLVIPAERLVDCFCLMRQYKFEPKRVQFMIPRVYDKPKLVLVEAKYQAGWGTHFLPNLYLHDPNDSLNHDYLPEIKKLYKPIKVNME, encoded by the coding sequence ATGAAAAAAAATCAAGCAAAATTAGTTAAAAACTCACTTGGATTTGACAGTAACTTATATGTTTTCCAAGATAAAGAAATGTTTAACTATTCAGTGGATACAATAATGCTTGGAAATTTTGTCTTTTTAAACCATAAAATCAAGAGAATGCTAGAAATAGGAACTAATAATGGTGCATTAAGCATTTTTATTTCCGAGAGAAATAAAAACTTAAAAATAGATGCTATTGAAATTCAAGAAAAAGCCGCACAATTAGCATCAAGCAACGTTATATTAAACAATAAGCAAGATCAAATAACTGTTATTACTGCTGATTTTAATGACTTTTACAAGGAACATACAAAATTAGTTAAACCTAAGTATGAAGCAATTGTATGCAATCCGCCTTTTTATGTTTATGACAAAAGCAAAATATCTAAATCAATAAGCGAAGAATTACTAATTGCCACTCATGAAGTTAAGTTAAATTTGGAACAAATAATTTCCGGAAGTGCCAAGATTATAGAACAAAAAGGATATTTAACCCTGGTTATACCTGCAGAAAGATTAGTCGATTGCTTTTGTTTAATGCGCCAGTATAAATTCGAACCTAAAAGAGTACAATTTATGATACCAAGAGTGTATGATAAGCCAAAATTAGTGCTAGTTGAAGCAAAATATCAAGCTGGCTGAGGTACTCATTTCTTACCTAATTTGTATTTACATGATCCAAATGACTCTCTAAATCATGACTATTTACCTGAAATAAAAAAACTTTATAAGCCAATAAAAGTTAATATGGAGTAA
- the ftsY gene encoding signal recognition particle-docking protein FtsY — MGFFSYLKDKLFGWKKKSKEEKLAQKQAELEKKDELLRSQRLEKYQAGLSKSSSLGSKLLDLSNKYKKIDEEYFDELEEILIMSDISAKLVYAIITHIKNEVKIRELTNTKDIGELIADQMFVVYTNKSVVDTTLNVEDDRLNILIFIGVNGCGKTTSIAKVAHKYIKEGKKVLIAAADTFRAGAVDQIAIWSERVGADIVKPVKEGADPASVVYSALEKAKAENYDLLLIDTAGRLQNKINLMNELKKMYSIINKFQEGAPHECLLVLDATTGQNGVSQAKAFSEVANPTGIILTKMDGTSKGGIVLSIKDEFNINVKYLGLGEGLDDLQEFDLDNFIYEMTKDLIDKNEE; from the coding sequence ATGGGATTTTTTAGTTATTTAAAAGACAAATTATTTGGTTGAAAAAAGAAGTCTAAAGAAGAAAAATTAGCGCAAAAACAAGCAGAATTAGAAAAAAAAGATGAACTCTTAAGGTCGCAAAGATTAGAAAAATATCAAGCTGGCTTGAGTAAATCTAGTTCACTTGGTTCAAAATTATTAGATCTTTCAAACAAATACAAAAAAATAGATGAAGAATATTTCGATGAATTAGAAGAAATATTAATAATGAGTGACATAAGCGCCAAATTGGTTTATGCAATTATTACTCACATTAAGAATGAAGTCAAAATAAGAGAATTAACAAACACCAAAGATATTGGCGAGCTAATAGCTGACCAAATGTTTGTTGTTTATACAAACAAAAGTGTTGTTGATACTACACTTAATGTTGAGGATGACAGACTAAACATTTTGATTTTTATTGGTGTTAATGGCTGTGGAAAAACAACTAGCATAGCTAAGGTTGCACACAAATATATTAAAGAAGGTAAAAAAGTTTTAATTGCAGCTGCTGATACATTTAGAGCAGGTGCAGTTGACCAAATAGCTATCTGATCTGAACGTGTTGGTGCCGATATTGTCAAACCAGTTAAAGAAGGGGCTGACCCAGCAAGCGTTGTTTATAGTGCTTTAGAGAAAGCTAAGGCTGAAAATTATGACTTATTATTAATTGATACTGCCGGCAGATTACAAAATAAGATCAACTTAATGAATGAACTTAAAAAAATGTATTCAATTATCAATAAGTTCCAAGAAGGCGCCCCACATGAGTGCTTACTAGTTCTTGACGCAACAACAGGTCAAAATGGAGTAAGTCAGGCCAAAGCCTTTAGTGAAGTTGCTAATCCAACAGGAATAATACTTACCAAAATGGATGGAACTTCTAAGGGTGGAATTGTTTTATCGATTAAGGATGAATTTAACATAAATGTTAAATATCTAGGTCTAGGTGAAGGCTTAGATGATCTTCAGGAGTTTGATTTAGATAACTTTATATATGAAATGACTAAGGATCTAATTGACAAAAATGAAGAGTAA
- a CDS encoding HinT-interacting membrane complex lipoprotein P60 gives MKKISKKLLASLSLFTIPSVAIISAKCGNDVETTERLNQQKDLKDAKRVAELEEIWNNFALSYIYKIKPSNKHDVISWKQNFEKEFQNQQSQLFKDSYDAYKIFALDQLSKNEYYFVEKSLEWKKNDVFKSNPFDWISTKNFPGETDKKDFIRIWMEDKTGIRKEINNMLLVKAYFEISELKKLQTIANNIANAGKADKDKSKDQKFEYFVGGKDAKFDLNHYNLVKYAFENKYIQLWKRTFDDKTTSNDLFTKEEIKNTISSKEDFNAFFKDTAEAEKKAKEWEIITKNTEDKELQGYAGIQKDPGSYGLNWNETDNKRRVTGSGTYGVYDALNSILISFNDLKPKGSSVGVKDKDGKSIVSYINQIVPVGKKIKLKTKEDYTKDKVDDSKQKETEVLSFEGTIYKDNLDKLAYLFYGKDAKNLLEKAIEAFAHLGVKIKVNKEIAPLYEQLKNKVWVEK, from the coding sequence ATGAAAAAAATTAGTAAAAAATTATTAGCATCATTAAGTTTGTTCACTATTCCTTCAGTCGCTATTATTAGTGCTAAATGTGGTAATGATGTTGAAACTACAGAAAGACTAAATCAACAAAAAGATCTTAAAGATGCTAAAAGAGTTGCAGAGTTAGAAGAAATTTGAAACAACTTTGCTCTTAGCTACATTTACAAAATAAAACCAAGTAACAAACATGATGTTATAAGCTGAAAGCAAAATTTTGAGAAAGAATTTCAAAATCAACAATCTCAGTTATTTAAAGATTCATATGATGCATACAAAATTTTTGCTTTAGATCAACTTTCTAAAAATGAGTACTACTTTGTTGAGAAATCATTAGAATGAAAAAAGAATGATGTGTTTAAGTCTAATCCTTTTGATTGAATTAGCACAAAGAATTTTCCAGGTGAAACAGATAAAAAAGACTTTATCAGAATATGAATGGAAGATAAAACTGGCATAAGAAAAGAAATTAACAATATGCTTTTAGTAAAGGCTTATTTTGAGATTTCTGAATTAAAAAAACTACAAACTATAGCAAATAATATTGCTAATGCTGGCAAAGCTGACAAAGATAAATCTAAAGACCAAAAGTTTGAATATTTTGTTGGTGGTAAAGATGCCAAATTTGACCTAAACCACTATAATTTAGTTAAATACGCATTTGAAAATAAATATATTCAATTATGAAAAAGAACTTTTGATGATAAAACAACTTCTAATGATCTTTTTACTAAAGAAGAGATAAAGAACACTATTTCAAGTAAAGAGGACTTTAATGCATTCTTCAAAGATACTGCTGAAGCCGAAAAGAAAGCTAAAGAGTGAGAAATAATAACTAAGAATACTGAAGATAAAGAACTTCAAGGTTATGCTGGTATTCAAAAAGATCCTGGAAGTTATGGTCTTAACTGAAATGAAACAGATAATAAGAGAAGAGTAACTGGCTCAGGAACTTATGGTGTATATGATGCACTAAACTCTATTTTGATTAGCTTTAATGATCTAAAACCTAAAGGCTCATCTGTTGGTGTAAAAGACAAAGATGGCAAGTCAATAGTTTCATATATAAATCAAATTGTGCCAGTAGGCAAAAAAATTAAACTAAAAACTAAAGAAGACTACACAAAAGATAAGGTTGATGATTCAAAACAAAAAGAAACTGAGGTTTTATCATTTGAAGGCACAATCTATAAAGACAATTTAGATAAATTAGCCTACTTATTCTATGGAAAAGATGCAAAAAACCTTTTAGAAAAGGCAATTGAAGCATTTGCTCATTTAGGTGTTAAAATTAAAGTTAATAAGGAGATTGCACCTCTTTATGAACAATTAAAAAACAAGGTATGGGTTGAAAAATAA
- the hinT gene encoding histidine triad protein HinT, producing MDDLFLKIISGEEEGKIFYEDEYCVAFYDKFPIQPGHFLVVPRVKSKNITEADDFTAGHLINTARKLGKQEVLDKGIAGFKILINTGRSADQSIFHTHVHVIPYKEKSKDN from the coding sequence ATGGATGATTTATTTTTAAAAATAATTAGCGGTGAAGAAGAAGGAAAAATCTTCTATGAAGATGAATACTGTGTTGCTTTCTACGACAAGTTTCCTATTCAACCAGGACATTTCCTAGTTGTGCCAAGAGTTAAAAGTAAAAACATTACTGAAGCTGACGATTTTACAGCAGGTCACTTAATTAACACAGCTAGAAAATTGGGAAAACAAGAAGTTTTAGACAAAGGAATAGCGGGTTTTAAAATTTTAATCAACACAGGTAGAAGCGCTGATCAAAGCATTTTCCACACACATGTACATGTAATTCCTTATAAAGAAAAAAGTAAAGATAACTAA
- a CDS encoding IS1634-like element ISMbov2 family transposase, with protein sequence MAIPKDILKIPRPSSTRVKATSKEGIYNVIQRTSIRKNEKIIPVEKGVIGKIINGVFQSIEKQTYEVDIKSYGLFALNEKLNNHIFRELLNFYDFEDARKLYVIASLRTMFSDIKNEHLKHEYDTNFISEIYPKCALSPNTISSFLEKIGKSSSKMEDFMNKRLEEFSNHSIVIDGMLKNNTSETNIFSEMSRKSRTKGAQNLNLIYAYDINAQEPVASSVYPGNMLDYTAFRDFLRTYKIKNGFLILDRGFDDKECKNLMREKNIKYLMPIKINHTFKKFNLKSGFNFTFTYDDDTIRAKKIIINNKYYLCYKSTLTEMVEKKNFISRAHKKGAYDEIKLLERENLFGLIIFECNYDLDLKDIYVAYKKRWEIELLFKQFKNVLEQNEANVQGNYRLLATEFINFLSSIMLCRIKNHLLNSGVLDNRTISETFRYLSKIIKKRKSRKREEWDDVETLKYIKELKSILKI encoded by the coding sequence ATGGCCATTCCTAAAGACATATTAAAAATTCCAAGACCATCTAGTACCAGAGTAAAAGCAACCTCAAAAGAAGGTATTTATAATGTTATACAAAGAACATCAATAAGAAAAAATGAAAAAATTATTCCTGTTGAAAAAGGAGTGATTGGAAAGATTATTAATGGTGTTTTTCAAAGCATAGAAAAGCAAACATATGAAGTAGATATTAAATCATATGGTTTATTTGCGCTAAATGAAAAATTAAACAATCATATCTTTAGAGAACTTTTAAATTTTTATGATTTTGAAGATGCTAGAAAATTATATGTTATAGCCTCTTTAAGAACTATGTTTTCAGATATTAAAAACGAACATTTAAAACATGAGTATGATACAAATTTTATTTCTGAAATATACCCAAAATGTGCACTATCACCAAACACTATCTCAAGTTTTTTAGAGAAAATAGGTAAATCTAGTTCGAAGATGGAAGACTTTATGAATAAAAGATTAGAAGAGTTTTCAAACCACTCAATAGTTATTGATGGTATGTTGAAAAACAATACATCAGAAACTAACATTTTCTCTGAAATGTCTAGAAAGTCTAGAACTAAAGGCGCTCAAAACTTAAACCTTATTTATGCTTATGATATTAATGCACAAGAACCTGTTGCAAGTTCTGTTTACCCAGGAAATATGCTAGATTACACTGCTTTTAGAGACTTTTTAAGAACTTATAAGATTAAAAATGGATTCTTAATTCTTGATAGAGGATTTGATGATAAAGAATGTAAAAACTTAATGAGAGAAAAAAATATTAAATATTTAATGCCTATAAAAATAAATCATACTTTTAAAAAATTTAATTTAAAATCTGGATTTAATTTCACTTTTACCTATGATGACGACACGATAAGAGCAAAGAAAATTATCATCAACAACAAATATTATCTTTGTTATAAATCAACCCTAACTGAAATGGTAGAAAAGAAAAATTTCATAAGTCGTGCACACAAAAAAGGTGCGTATGATGAAATTAAATTACTAGAAAGAGAAAATCTTTTTGGATTAATAATTTTTGAGTGTAATTATGATTTGGACTTAAAAGATATTTATGTCGCATATAAAAAGAGATGAGAAATTGAATTGCTTTTTAAACAGTTTAAAAATGTGCTTGAACAAAACGAAGCAAATGTTCAAGGAAACTATAGATTATTAGCAACTGAATTTATTAACTTTTTATCTTCAATTATGCTTTGCAGAATAAAAAACCACCTCTTAAATAGTGGCGTTCTTGACAATAGAACAATTAGTGAAACTTTTAGATATTTATCGAAAATAATCAAGAAGAGAAAGTCTAGAAAAAGAGAAGAATGAGATGATGTTGAAACATTAAAATATATTAAAGAATTGAAGTCTATTTTAAAAATATAG
- the metG gene encoding methionine--tRNA ligase, which yields MKNKTFYITTPIYYTSGPLHIGHLYCTTVAWIIANYKRVLGYDVKFLTGSDEHGQKIEQKAALAGKEPQVYVNELVDSYKKMWQQYNINYDYFSRTTDPKHMKMVQTIFTKFLQLGLIYKGKYDGLYSVNDEEFLTKNQAVFKNGEYYHPTSGHKLVLMSEESYFFKMKEFQNWWLNEVNNNPEWLLPSKMTNEMISNFVSEGLEDLSVTRVNINWGIKTNEDPKHTLYVWLDALFNYVSALGFDLDNPGDDYLKYWENGDEIVHIIGKEISRFHFIYWTIFTKALGIKVPNKIYAHGLLRDKDGRKMSKSLNNVIEPEYLFSKYHDEMIKYYFASAITFGEDGNFSEEKLIDIVNADLVNNYGNLVSRTLKMISNSFPEGLFYRQSSQSEHLEIEGKINSFVPKFIELMDNFKLDKALEHTMNLSDSLNKYIDTLRPWTLTSEENKAELENILIRLLNGIYAVSWSLQIVMPNKITEVAKALNIESFKLENISNFSKFDGVKTADKFILYNRIKK from the coding sequence ATGAAAAATAAAACATTTTATATAACTACACCTATTTATTACACATCAGGTCCTTTACATATTGGCCATCTTTATTGCACTACTGTTGCATGAATAATTGCGAATTATAAAAGAGTCTTAGGATATGACGTTAAATTCTTAACTGGAAGTGACGAACACGGCCAAAAAATAGAGCAAAAAGCTGCTTTAGCAGGTAAGGAACCACAAGTTTATGTAAATGAATTGGTTGATTCATATAAAAAAATGTGGCAACAATACAACATAAATTATGATTACTTTAGTCGGACAACTGATCCTAAGCATATGAAAATGGTTCAGACAATTTTTACTAAGTTTTTACAATTAGGCCTTATTTATAAGGGCAAATATGATGGCTTATATTCAGTTAATGATGAAGAGTTTTTAACTAAAAACCAAGCAGTATTTAAAAATGGTGAATACTATCATCCAACTAGTGGGCATAAATTAGTTTTAATGAGTGAGGAAAGTTACTTCTTTAAAATGAAAGAGTTTCAGAACTGATGATTAAATGAGGTTAACAATAATCCTGAATGACTTTTGCCATCTAAAATGACTAACGAAATGATTTCTAATTTTGTTTCTGAAGGCTTAGAGGATCTTTCTGTTACTAGAGTCAATATTAATTGAGGTATAAAAACAAACGAAGACCCAAAACACACGCTTTATGTGTGACTAGATGCATTATTTAATTATGTTAGTGCTTTGGGCTTTGATTTAGATAACCCTGGTGATGATTATTTAAAATACTGAGAAAATGGCGATGAAATTGTGCATATTATTGGCAAAGAAATTTCTCGTTTTCATTTTATTTACTGAACAATTTTTACAAAAGCTTTAGGAATAAAAGTACCTAACAAAATTTACGCTCATGGCTTACTAAGAGACAAAGACGGTAGAAAAATGTCTAAATCATTAAATAATGTAATTGAGCCTGAATATCTTTTTAGTAAGTATCATGATGAAATGATTAAATACTATTTTGCTTCTGCGATTACATTTGGTGAAGACGGTAATTTCAGTGAAGAAAAGCTTATTGACATAGTTAATGCAGATTTAGTAAATAATTATGGAAATTTGGTATCTAGAACATTAAAAATGATTAGTAATTCTTTCCCAGAAGGCCTATTTTACAGGCAAAGTAGTCAAAGTGAGCATCTAGAAATTGAAGGCAAAATTAATTCTTTTGTGCCTAAATTCATTGAGCTAATGGATAATTTCAAATTAGACAAGGCCTTAGAGCATACGATGAATCTTTCTGATTCGTTAAATAAGTATATTGATACACTTAGACCTTGGACATTAACCAGCGAAGAAAATAAAGCAGAATTAGAAAATATTTTAATTAGGCTTCTAAATGGTATTTATGCAGTTTCATGAAGCTTGCAAATTGTTATGCCGAATAAAATAACTGAAGTAGCAAAAGCTTTAAATATTGAAAGTTTTAAATTAGAAAACATCAGTAACTTTTCAAAATTTGATGGAGTTAAAACTGCTGATAAATTTATTTTATATAATAGAATTAAAAAATAA
- the rpmG gene encoding 50S ribosomal protein L33: MPRDGFTLFCTDCKMENYISKKNKKNTPEKVELKKFCARCNASTLHKEKK; this comes from the coding sequence ATGCCAAGAGACGGATTCACATTATTTTGTACTGATTGCAAAATGGAAAACTACATTAGCAAAAAGAACAAAAAAAATACACCTGAAAAAGTAGAACTAAAGAAATTCTGTGCAAGATGCAATGCTAGCACTCTTCACAAAGAAAAGAAATAA
- the rnr gene encoding ribonuclease R produces MINEKIIINTIKENPHISTNALLRKLNISPRHNKVLTNMLINLSSRDLIAYDKRDSTYVALKKLNTIQGPIHFASEGKCAFIDVEELSKTEAKVSYFVSSNNFNTALNNDIVEAEVFEPISPNNNRTFAKVKKIIERKCKTLIGVLDNVNGFVTFKPIEPIYKNTSFRIKNIANEARILDVVVAEIINYENRNKEINIVKRITDVNDPMAYVKSLEEARNVPKDFPAEVNKYIDEFIPNNIKNEDLSTRMDLRNELVVTIDGSSTKDFDDAISVVKIDDNTYELGVHIADVAYYVKENTPLDDEALKRGTSIYLLNEVVPMLPFKLSNGICSLNPNEERLTISCITKINKEGKSISTKIVPSVIKSKYRLTYERVNEFINDSKVFDDDKLNEMLKNAYELSKIVREFKNKQGYIDFEIQEPYIELDADGRVIDISVEQTGESEKMIEDFMVRANEEVAKFITDLKLPMMYRIHEVPSEEKIEYFTDVLKSLKINVSLNRKHITPLSFQKVINQINSQRNDEFLKMLFLRTMQKAVYSPENIGHFGLASDCYCHFTSPIRRYPDVIVHRILWEFVFKKQLNKVEDFAANLQKIAAMNSASEENAVQLERDVNDLKFAEYFKSKINSEFEGQVFGITKFGMFIQFANKTDAMVHISNIGDGDYEVNEQMTKLYSRNDPKKAYKLGQTVRVVITNADETTGKIDCVLTQDYQTYLKNKISKNFNQSKGFNKR; encoded by the coding sequence ATGATTAATGAAAAAATAATAATTAACACCATAAAAGAAAATCCACATATATCAACAAATGCATTATTAAGAAAGCTAAACATTAGCCCTAGACATAATAAGGTTTTGACCAATATGCTTATAAATCTGTCGTCTAGGGATTTGATTGCATATGACAAGAGAGATTCAACATATGTGGCATTAAAAAAACTAAATACAATTCAAGGCCCGATACACTTTGCTTCTGAAGGAAAGTGTGCTTTTATTGATGTTGAAGAGTTAAGTAAAACTGAAGCTAAGGTTTCTTATTTTGTTTCTAGCAACAACTTTAATACAGCATTAAATAATGATATTGTCGAAGCTGAAGTTTTTGAACCAATTAGTCCAAATAATAATAGAACCTTTGCAAAGGTTAAGAAAATAATTGAAAGAAAATGCAAAACCTTAATTGGCGTTTTAGATAATGTTAATGGTTTTGTTACTTTCAAACCTATTGAGCCAATTTACAAAAATACTAGTTTTAGAATCAAAAATATTGCTAATGAAGCAAGAATTTTAGATGTTGTTGTTGCCGAAATAATTAACTATGAAAATAGAAACAAAGAAATAAATATAGTTAAAAGAATAACTGATGTTAATGATCCAATGGCTTATGTTAAGTCATTGGAAGAAGCTAGAAATGTACCAAAAGATTTCCCGGCTGAAGTTAATAAATACATTGATGAGTTTATTCCTAACAATATAAAAAATGAAGATCTAAGCACACGTATGGACTTAAGAAATGAATTAGTTGTTACAATTGACGGCTCTAGTACTAAAGACTTTGATGATGCTATTAGCGTTGTCAAAATTGACGATAATACCTATGAATTAGGCGTGCACATTGCTGATGTAGCATATTATGTAAAGGAAAATACACCTTTAGATGATGAAGCTTTAAAAAGAGGAACTAGTATTTATCTTCTAAATGAGGTAGTGCCAATGTTACCTTTTAAATTATCAAATGGCATCTGCTCACTTAATCCAAATGAAGAAAGATTGACTATAAGTTGCATTACCAAAATAAACAAAGAAGGTAAAAGCATTAGTACCAAAATTGTTCCATCAGTAATTAAGTCAAAATATAGGCTTACATATGAAAGAGTTAATGAATTTATTAATGATTCAAAGGTTTTTGATGATGATAAGCTTAATGAAATGCTGAAAAATGCATATGAATTGTCCAAAATTGTTAGAGAATTTAAAAACAAACAAGGATATATTGACTTCGAAATTCAAGAACCTTACATTGAATTAGATGCTGATGGACGTGTTATTGACATTAGCGTAGAACAAACAGGCGAATCTGAAAAAATGATTGAAGACTTTATGGTGCGAGCAAATGAAGAAGTTGCTAAATTTATTACAGATTTAAAACTGCCAATGATGTATAGAATACACGAAGTTCCTAGTGAAGAGAAAATAGAATACTTTACTGATGTATTGAAATCGTTAAAAATAAATGTTTCATTAAACAGAAAACATATAACTCCACTATCATTTCAAAAGGTAATTAATCAAATAAATAGTCAAAGAAATGATGAGTTCTTAAAAATGCTTTTTTTAAGAACGATGCAGAAAGCAGTCTATTCACCTGAAAATATAGGTCACTTTGGACTAGCTAGTGATTGCTATTGCCATTTTACTAGCCCTATTAGAAGATATCCTGATGTAATTGTTCATAGAATTTTATGAGAGTTTGTTTTTAAAAAACAATTAAATAAAGTAGAAGATTTTGCTGCTAACTTGCAAAAAATAGCAGCCATGAACTCAGCTAGTGAAGAAAATGCAGTGCAACTAGAGCGGGATGTAAACGATCTTAAGTTTGCCGAATATTTCAAAAGCAAAATTAATAGTGAGTTTGAGGGCCAAGTTTTTGGCATTACTAAGTTTGGTATGTTTATCCAGTTTGCAAACAAAACAGATGCAATGGTTCATATAAGTAATATTGGTGATGGGGACTATGAAGTTAATGAACAAATGACCAAGTTATATAGTCGTAATGATCCCAAAAAGGCCTATAAATTAGGTCAAACAGTCAGAGTCGTAATCACCAATGCTGATGAAACTACAGGCAAAATAGACTGTGTTTTAACTCAGGACTATCAAACATACTTAAAAAACAAAATATCTAAGAACTTCAATCAATCTAAAGGCTTTAATAAACGTTAA
- a CDS encoding MAG2000 family lipoprotein has translation MNKRKLWIISSLMSVAPIMVAAKCNPDSDNIVEFRLGIKDLNLRFANYGAFNSKELYEMLKKKPLKDGEFTVVYPSQEELEKEAKIIRDFFEKEETKKIPSYQTIYKETYETIVLGKRPVTLSDFTNEYLWSRDLVKIVDNGSVKNKNKLKLIINQFIDNANGSTTAHFRIEHSDDQRIYEVVGDSNGYIIQFNGKLKTISPNHYHLTKEIIENNKDNLAVLLKANETTQRK, from the coding sequence ATGAATAAAAGAAAACTATGAATAATATCTTCATTAATGTCAGTTGCTCCTATTATGGTTGCAGCTAAGTGTAATCCTGATAGTGACAATATTGTTGAATTTAGATTAGGTATTAAAGATCTAAATTTAAGATTTGCTAATTATGGCGCATTTAATAGCAAAGAATTGTACGAAATGCTTAAGAAAAAGCCACTAAAAGACGGGGAATTTACAGTTGTTTATCCTAGCCAGGAAGAATTGGAAAAAGAAGCTAAAATCATAAGAGATTTCTTTGAAAAAGAAGAAACTAAAAAAATTCCTAGTTATCAAACAATTTACAAAGAAACCTATGAAACTATTGTTTTGGGCAAAAGGCCTGTAACGCTTAGTGACTTTACAAATGAATATTTATGATCTCGTGATTTAGTTAAAATTGTTGATAATGGCAGCGTAAAAAATAAAAATAAGTTAAAGCTAATTATCAATCAATTTATTGATAATGCTAATGGATCAACAACAGCACACTTTAGAATTGAACATAGTGATGATCAAAGAATTTATGAAGTTGTTGGTGATTCAAATGGATACATAATTCAATTTAATGGCAAGCTAAAAACCATTTCTCCAAATCACTATCATCTTACAAAAGAAATAATAGAAAATAATAAGGACAATTTAGCTGTTTTATTAAAAGCTAACGAAACCACCCAAAGAAAATAA